One genomic segment of Rubripirellula amarantea includes these proteins:
- a CDS encoding ATP-binding response regulator, translating to MTLALNNGVTHYWTLNIGRYSIAVISTAVVIWFRSLLQPWLNEECPFSLFYLSVLLTAWVAGSGPAVFAIVLGTFAAAHFFVPPASSLLIDGVPELVQLLIYMIVNCVAVLLFDRAERQRRIAVNRASENIRLGADLQEADKRKDEFLALLAHELRNPLAPIRSSMALLERNETSPDTVRRVREIVGRQTQHLIRITDDLLEVSRFCRGHIELVVGQIDLRVSIHDAIEMVESAFAEKSQRFQSLIPDTPVWVDGDRVRLAQLTANLLGNASKYTPKSGRIRLVLEKHEDTATIAIIDTGIGFSPDHGERIFEPFVQIDASRTREYGGLGVGLTIAKRLVDLHQGSLTAESRGPGLGSCFTVTLPLLEYPVLDESTSDSFSVYQDFGSDAPIEPDSMAPISTCRLLLVDDNHDASMILGDLFEASGYDVRLAHDGMEAISKAHEFDPAVIIMDIGLPGMDGYEVARQLRRSRQHSTTKLIALTGWGSQQDRELAAQAGFDLHLVKPIAFRPLLKHVEEMQARDRETASCVSG from the coding sequence GTGACGCTGGCGTTGAACAATGGAGTTACTCATTATTGGACACTTAACATTGGACGCTACTCGATCGCCGTCATCAGCACGGCGGTTGTGATTTGGTTTCGCTCTCTGCTGCAGCCCTGGCTCAATGAAGAGTGTCCTTTCAGCCTGTTCTATTTAAGTGTTTTATTGACGGCGTGGGTCGCCGGTTCCGGGCCAGCGGTATTCGCGATTGTCCTGGGCACGTTTGCGGCCGCGCATTTCTTCGTGCCACCGGCTAGCAGTTTGTTGATCGACGGAGTGCCGGAATTGGTGCAGTTGTTGATCTACATGATCGTGAACTGCGTGGCAGTCTTGTTGTTCGATCGAGCCGAACGGCAACGGCGAATTGCGGTGAATCGAGCTTCCGAAAACATTCGATTGGGGGCGGATCTGCAAGAGGCCGACAAACGCAAGGATGAATTTCTTGCCTTGCTTGCGCATGAACTGCGAAACCCGTTGGCTCCGATCCGGTCGAGCATGGCATTGTTGGAACGCAACGAGACGTCACCGGATACCGTGCGTCGCGTACGTGAAATTGTGGGCCGCCAAACCCAGCACTTGATTCGCATCACGGATGATTTGCTGGAAGTTTCTCGGTTTTGCCGCGGCCACATCGAATTGGTCGTCGGGCAGATTGATCTTCGTGTATCCATTCACGATGCCATCGAGATGGTTGAGAGTGCATTTGCCGAGAAGTCGCAACGATTCCAATCGCTCATTCCTGACACTCCCGTTTGGGTGGATGGCGACCGAGTCCGCTTGGCTCAACTGACCGCAAACTTGCTTGGCAATGCTTCGAAATACACACCCAAGTCGGGGCGGATTCGGTTGGTGTTGGAAAAGCACGAAGACACTGCCACGATTGCGATCATCGACACCGGCATTGGATTTTCACCTGATCACGGCGAGCGAATCTTTGAACCCTTCGTCCAGATCGACGCTAGTCGTACCCGTGAGTATGGCGGTTTGGGGGTAGGGTTAACCATCGCCAAACGATTGGTGGATCTTCACCAGGGCAGTCTCACCGCTGAAAGTCGTGGACCGGGTTTGGGAAGTTGTTTTACGGTCACCTTGCCGTTGCTTGAGTATCCAGTCTTGGACGAATCGACGTCTGATTCGTTCTCGGTGTATCAAGATTTCGGAAGTGACGCACCGATCGAGCCGGATTCGATGGCGCCTATTTCCACCTGCAGGCTGCTATTGGTTGATGACAACCACGACGCTTCGATGATTCTGGGCGATTTGTTTGAAGCATCGGGTTACGACGTACGACTTGCTCACGATGGAATGGAAGCGATTAGCAAGGCTCATGAGTTTGATCCCGCCGTAATCATCATGGACATTGGTTTGCCAGGAATGGACGGCTACGAGGTGGCTCGCCAATTGCGTCGATCGCGACAGCACTCGACCACCAAGCTCATCGCTTTGACGGGTTGGGGTAGTCAACAGGATCGTGAACTCGCGGCGCAAGCCGGTTTTGATTTGCACTTGGTCAAACCCATCGCCTTTCGTCCACTGCTGAAGCATGTTGAAGAGATGCAAGCCCGAGATCGGGAAACGGCATCCTGTGTGTCCGGATAG
- a CDS encoding arginine/lysine/ornithine decarboxylase, giving the protein MKFRFPILIIDEDYRSENTSGLGIRALAEAMEREGAEVIGATGYGDLSQFAQQQSRASAFILSIDDEEILHGPEEGPAIEMLREFIQEIRFKNNDIPIFLYGETRTSSHIPNDILRELHGFIHMFEDTPEFVARHILREARAYTDSLAPPFFRALLEYASDGSYSWHCPGHSGGVAFLKSPVGRMFHQFFGENMLRADVCNAVEELGQLLDHTGPIAASEQNAARIFHADHCFFVTNGTSTSNKMVWHSTVASGDIVVVDRNCHKSILHSIIMTGAVPVFLTPKRNHLGLIGPIPLEEFLPESIQRKIDANPFARAAQDANPGRKPRILTITQSTYDGIVYNVEMLETLLDGKIDTLHFDEAWLPHATFHDFYRNMHAIGRDRPRCDQSMVFATHSTHKLLAGISQASQILVKEPKGQKLDRHIFNEAYLMHTSTSPQYAIIASCDVAAAMMEPPGGTAMVEESILEALNFRRAMRKVDAEWGDDWWFQVWGPDEIPEDGIGEQADWILRSDASWHGFGHVADGFNMLDPIKGTVTTPGLNLDGQFSEWGIPASIVTLYLSHHGVIVEKAGLYSFFIMFTIGITKGRWNTLVSALQQFKDDYDRNLPIWKVLPEFGQAYPIYERTGLKDLCQSIHETYKDNDIARVTTEMYLSDMAPAMVPSDAYDMMTHREIDRVPIDELEGRVTAVLLTPYPPGIPLLIPGECFNKTIVEYLKFARSFNKKFPGFVTDIHGLVEEEIDGERHYYVDCIRMRRDYDVD; this is encoded by the coding sequence ATGAAGTTTCGATTTCCGATTCTGATCATTGACGAAGATTACCGCTCGGAAAACACATCCGGCCTGGGCATTCGCGCGCTTGCCGAAGCGATGGAGCGCGAGGGTGCGGAGGTCATCGGCGCTACCGGTTATGGCGATTTGTCTCAATTTGCACAGCAACAATCGCGTGCATCGGCGTTCATCCTGTCGATTGACGACGAAGAAATTTTGCATGGGCCCGAAGAGGGACCAGCGATTGAGATGCTACGCGAATTCATCCAGGAAATCCGCTTCAAGAACAACGACATCCCGATCTTCCTGTACGGGGAAACCAGAACGAGCAGCCATATTCCCAATGATATCCTTCGGGAACTGCATGGCTTCATTCACATGTTCGAGGACACACCCGAATTTGTCGCTCGGCACATTTTGCGAGAAGCGCGGGCCTATACCGATTCTCTGGCTCCTCCGTTCTTTCGAGCATTGCTGGAATACGCCAGCGACGGATCTTATTCCTGGCACTGTCCTGGTCACTCGGGCGGTGTAGCTTTCTTGAAAAGCCCTGTCGGGCGCATGTTTCACCAGTTCTTTGGCGAAAACATGTTACGAGCCGACGTTTGCAACGCGGTTGAAGAACTCGGCCAACTGCTCGACCACACGGGCCCCATTGCCGCCTCGGAACAGAACGCAGCGAGGATCTTTCACGCCGATCACTGCTTCTTTGTGACCAATGGAACGTCCACATCCAACAAAATGGTGTGGCATTCCACCGTCGCTTCGGGCGATATCGTGGTCGTCGACCGTAACTGCCACAAATCCATCTTGCACTCGATCATCATGACCGGAGCGGTACCGGTATTTTTGACACCGAAACGCAATCACCTTGGATTGATCGGACCAATTCCGCTCGAAGAATTTTTGCCCGAAAGCATTCAGCGAAAGATCGACGCCAACCCGTTTGCGCGTGCCGCCCAGGATGCGAACCCAGGACGCAAACCGCGGATCTTGACAATCACGCAAAGCACCTATGACGGCATCGTTTACAACGTCGAGATGTTGGAAACCTTGCTTGACGGTAAAATCGACACGTTGCACTTTGACGAAGCTTGGTTGCCTCACGCCACCTTCCACGATTTCTATCGCAACATGCACGCGATCGGACGCGACCGACCACGTTGCGATCAATCAATGGTGTTCGCCACTCACTCGACCCACAAGTTGCTCGCGGGCATCTCGCAAGCGTCGCAAATCTTGGTCAAAGAACCCAAGGGCCAAAAACTCGATCGACACATTTTCAACGAGGCGTACTTAATGCATACCTCGACCTCGCCGCAGTACGCAATCATCGCGTCTTGCGATGTTGCTGCCGCGATGATGGAACCGCCCGGCGGGACCGCGATGGTCGAAGAATCTATTTTGGAAGCCTTGAACTTCCGCCGTGCGATGCGAAAGGTCGATGCGGAATGGGGCGACGATTGGTGGTTCCAGGTTTGGGGCCCTGATGAGATCCCCGAGGACGGAATTGGCGAACAAGCAGATTGGATTTTACGAAGTGACGCGTCATGGCACGGCTTCGGCCATGTCGCCGACGGGTTCAACATGCTTGACCCGATCAAAGGCACAGTCACCACGCCTGGCTTAAATCTGGACGGTCAATTTTCGGAATGGGGAATCCCAGCTTCCATCGTGACGCTGTACCTGTCGCACCACGGTGTGATCGTGGAAAAGGCAGGGCTGTACTCGTTCTTTATCATGTTCACGATCGGCATCACCAAGGGGCGTTGGAATACGCTGGTCAGTGCGTTGCAACAGTTCAAGGACGATTACGATCGAAACCTGCCGATTTGGAAAGTCTTGCCCGAGTTTGGACAGGCTTATCCAATCTACGAACGAACGGGACTGAAGGACCTTTGCCAGTCGATTCACGAAACCTACAAAGACAACGATATCGCACGCGTTACCACCGAGATGTACTTGTCCGACATGGCACCCGCGATGGTGCCCTCGGATGCTTACGACATGATGACGCACCGCGAAATCGACCGCGTGCCCATCGATGAACTCGAAGGCAGAGTTACGGCAGTATTGCTGACGCCTTACCCACCTGGCATTCCGTTGTTGATCCCAGGCGAATGCTTCAACAAAACGATTGTGGAGTACCTGAAGTTTGCCAGAAGCTTCAACAAGAAGTTCCCTGGATTCGTCACCGACATCCACGGTTTGGTGGAAGAAGAGATCGATGGTGAACGACACTACTATGTCGATTGCATCCGTATGCGACGCGATTACGACGTGGACTAG
- a CDS encoding sensor histidine kinase produces the protein MLTSTHSDACHSLTLRPCNVETLRLVDSPPEPEFDKLTLLVRDVIDVPVALISIVEIDKNRQYFKSAQGLPEPWATSRQTPLSHSFCQHVTRCSQLLRVDNAHEDPLVAQNLAVRDLGVVAYLGYPIVDSNGLAIGALCAIDVKPRAWSDQDVSLMARIAECVSDVVCLRSSLLTVQSLNAEQLAFTQALSHDLKAPVNSLHYLLSELQEAFNESNEVDHRELVELGMQATSRMGMQITGLAELHEVLATEFVSSPVNLNEIFEDAISALRGIIQESNAQIELSPLPEVIGSRPLLQSLFQNLIDNAIKFREKGRRPSVKVGVREAGENVEVSVVDNGIGIPDCHFDRIFKMFERLHSQSDYPGTGLGLSICKRIVDMHDGSISIISTPNIGTRFTIKLKRAA, from the coding sequence ATGTTGACGAGCACTCACAGCGACGCATGCCATTCGTTGACCTTGCGACCATGCAATGTTGAAACCTTGCGATTGGTCGACAGTCCTCCCGAGCCCGAGTTTGACAAGCTGACTCTGCTGGTTCGTGACGTAATCGACGTACCGGTGGCGCTAATCTCGATCGTAGAAATCGACAAGAACCGCCAATACTTCAAGAGTGCTCAAGGACTTCCCGAGCCATGGGCGACGTCACGCCAGACTCCGTTGTCGCATTCCTTTTGTCAGCACGTGACGCGTTGCAGCCAACTGTTGCGAGTTGATAACGCTCACGAAGATCCCTTGGTGGCTCAAAACCTTGCTGTACGTGACCTTGGCGTGGTCGCTTACCTGGGATATCCGATCGTGGATTCCAACGGGTTAGCGATCGGTGCGTTGTGCGCGATCGACGTTAAGCCGCGAGCCTGGAGTGACCAAGACGTCAGCCTAATGGCTCGAATTGCCGAATGCGTTTCGGACGTGGTTTGTTTGCGTTCGAGTTTGTTGACGGTACAGTCGTTGAACGCAGAGCAACTTGCCTTCACTCAAGCTCTTTCACACGACTTGAAAGCACCGGTGAATTCGCTGCACTACCTGTTGTCTGAATTGCAAGAGGCATTCAACGAATCCAACGAGGTCGATCACCGGGAACTTGTGGAACTGGGGATGCAAGCGACATCGCGGATGGGGATGCAGATCACGGGACTCGCAGAGCTTCACGAAGTCCTGGCAACCGAGTTTGTTTCGTCTCCGGTCAACCTGAACGAAATCTTCGAGGACGCGATCTCTGCATTGCGAGGCATCATTCAAGAAAGTAATGCGCAGATCGAATTGTCACCGCTTCCCGAGGTTATTGGTTCGCGTCCCTTGCTGCAGTCACTCTTTCAAAACCTGATCGACAACGCTATCAAGTTTCGTGAAAAGGGAAGACGCCCTTCGGTGAAGGTGGGGGTACGTGAGGCCGGTGAGAATGTCGAGGTGAGTGTGGTGGACAACGGCATTGGGATACCGGATTGCCATTTCGATCGAATCTTTAAGATGTTCGAGCGGTTGCACTCACAAAGCGACTACCCGGGCACCGGTTTGGGATTGTCGATCTGCAAGCGAATCGTGGACATGCACGACGGATCGATCTCGATTATCTCGACTCCCAACATCGGAACGCGGTTTACGATCAAACTGAAACGGGCGGCTTGA
- a CDS encoding CehA/McbA family metallohydrolase — MRNIVALLGTLIALSVGPSEPKLYADDLSVVRQVPTQPFVSATERLIEALDYSGTPLDETVVNQLRSAGKLENKAMASQRIQEILDPLCLVEVHINPESRVKVKSGPVEPRLLEQGWRAFLVKVHNEAGINPEMMVESPNAAEVYEKGQGAREKPRSDEDLVDPSDVPNRWLDLSMLNRQPMTRRLSGLKVEYRVVLLFARDAGKHEASLSFNIGQGTQDIGFRNAVPILFDCDPAVDVRLNIKDVDGEPCVAALEIRDSQNRVYPNPAKRLAPDFFFHNQVYRGDGESILLPPGDYKVKVTRGPEYEPIEIQVEVPEVKRHSIDIPLKRWIHLAKQNWFSGDHHVHAAGCSHYDSPTEGVGPADMMRHILGEDLNVGCVLSWGPCWYTQKNFFEGDLSKLSTPTNLMRYDVEVSGFPSSHAGHLCLLKLSEDDYPGTTMIEEWPTWTYPVLKWGQDQGGVVGYSHSGWGLALPDVMPDGTRKFVGTPWGGATEGWKGSPANSLPDYSMPLFDGIGANEYIVTGALGVCDFISAVDTPSIWELNIWYHTLNCGITTRISGETDFPCIYGERVGLGRVYVKLDDDKRLNYEDWVSGLKDGRSYCGDGMSHIVDFRINDFEMGTRAAPGRQASRLDLASPSSVTVTFDAAALLQPEPNDETRRIKGLRLDDKPYWNIERCRIGESRKVPVEVVVNGQVVSTQEMEADGNMRSFEVPIEIESSSWVAVRILPSVHTNPIFVHVNDKPIHADSKSAQWCIDAVRQCWESKQAMIHDDERDAAEEAYQKAEDYYRSVLDTITPGL, encoded by the coding sequence ATGCGAAATATCGTTGCACTCTTGGGAACGTTGATCGCGTTGTCCGTCGGCCCGTCCGAGCCAAAACTATACGCCGATGATCTTTCCGTCGTACGTCAGGTTCCCACTCAACCGTTCGTCTCGGCGACCGAACGTTTGATCGAAGCTCTCGACTACTCGGGAACTCCCTTGGACGAAACCGTGGTCAACCAATTGCGTTCGGCGGGTAAACTCGAAAACAAAGCCATGGCATCGCAACGCATTCAAGAAATCCTTGACCCGCTGTGCTTAGTTGAAGTCCATATCAATCCCGAAAGCCGAGTGAAGGTGAAGTCCGGTCCCGTGGAACCTCGATTGCTGGAACAAGGATGGCGAGCGTTTCTGGTCAAGGTTCACAATGAAGCTGGCATCAACCCCGAAATGATGGTCGAGAGCCCGAATGCGGCTGAGGTCTACGAGAAGGGTCAAGGGGCACGCGAGAAGCCGCGTTCGGACGAGGATTTGGTGGACCCAAGCGACGTCCCCAATCGCTGGCTCGATCTTTCGATGCTTAACCGACAACCAATGACGCGTCGGCTTTCAGGTCTAAAGGTGGAATACCGCGTCGTACTTCTATTCGCCCGAGATGCCGGCAAGCACGAGGCTTCATTATCGTTCAACATCGGGCAAGGGACTCAAGACATTGGTTTCCGAAACGCTGTTCCGATCTTGTTTGATTGTGATCCTGCGGTCGACGTGCGTTTGAACATCAAGGACGTCGACGGCGAACCTTGCGTTGCGGCTCTGGAAATTCGCGACTCGCAAAACCGCGTATACCCCAACCCAGCCAAGCGGCTAGCACCTGACTTCTTTTTTCACAATCAAGTCTATCGTGGTGACGGGGAATCAATTTTGTTGCCGCCGGGTGACTACAAGGTGAAAGTCACTCGCGGTCCCGAATACGAACCCATCGAGATCCAGGTCGAAGTCCCGGAAGTAAAACGCCACTCGATCGACATACCATTAAAGCGTTGGATACACCTGGCGAAACAGAATTGGTTTTCCGGCGACCATCACGTCCACGCTGCGGGCTGCTCGCACTACGACAGCCCCACCGAAGGCGTCGGTCCGGCCGACATGATGCGACACATTCTGGGCGAAGACCTGAACGTGGGCTGTGTGCTCAGTTGGGGGCCGTGTTGGTACACCCAAAAGAACTTCTTTGAAGGTGACCTGTCGAAGCTTTCGACACCGACCAATCTGATGCGTTATGACGTCGAAGTCAGTGGCTTTCCGTCCTCTCACGCCGGTCACCTTTGCCTGCTGAAGTTGTCCGAAGATGATTACCCCGGTACCACCATGATCGAAGAGTGGCCTACATGGACTTATCCCGTTTTGAAGTGGGGCCAAGATCAAGGTGGTGTCGTCGGTTACAGCCATAGTGGCTGGGGGCTGGCGTTGCCCGACGTGATGCCCGATGGAACTCGCAAGTTCGTCGGAACCCCATGGGGCGGAGCCACCGAAGGATGGAAGGGCAGTCCCGCAAACTCGTTGCCGGATTACTCGATGCCATTGTTTGATGGGATCGGTGCGAACGAGTACATCGTCACTGGCGCGTTGGGTGTCTGTGATTTCATCTCCGCCGTGGATACGCCTTCGATATGGGAATTGAACATTTGGTATCACACTCTCAATTGTGGCATCACCACTCGAATCAGCGGCGAGACTGACTTCCCTTGCATTTATGGCGAACGAGTTGGACTCGGGCGAGTGTACGTGAAATTGGATGATGACAAGCGTCTCAATTACGAGGACTGGGTCAGCGGACTCAAGGACGGACGCAGCTACTGTGGTGACGGAATGAGTCACATCGTCGATTTCCGAATCAACGACTTTGAAATGGGCACAAGAGCAGCCCCCGGCAGGCAGGCCAGCCGATTGGACCTAGCCTCCCCCAGTTCCGTCACAGTCACCTTTGATGCTGCCGCTTTGTTACAGCCTGAGCCCAACGATGAAACTCGTCGCATCAAGGGACTTAGACTCGACGACAAACCGTATTGGAACATCGAACGATGTCGGATCGGTGAATCGCGCAAAGTACCGGTCGAAGTCGTGGTGAACGGCCAAGTCGTGTCGACGCAAGAAATGGAAGCCGATGGGAACATGCGATCGTTCGAAGTCCCCATTGAAATTGAATCGTCCTCTTGGGTGGCAGTCCGAATCCTTCCTTCGGTCCATACCAATCCGATATTTGTGCATGTAAACGACAAGCCAATTCACGCTGATTCCAAGAGTGCTCAATGGTGCATCGATGCCGTACGACAATGCTGGGAATCCAAACAAGCGATGATTCACGACGACGAACGCGACGCCGCTGAAGAGGCTTATCAAAAAGCAGAGGATTACTACCGTTCGGTCCTAGATACCATCACGCCCGGTCTCTAG
- a CDS encoding response regulator: MLVLSRRAQQQIVFPGLGITLSVLQVRGRIVKLGIEAPRHVKIKRNEVEYLPDPAPQSSARTVTSSVSTANDKGSHDEREHHRRNQLNTLQLYIDAVQMRLERGDYVDAKKLVQTLVNCLDLEDYEVATPSPVPANEVSENARQLRVLVVENSDNERGLMTFLLASHGFIVYVARDGAEALEQLRRGCGLPDVVLMDIDMPFANGHEALRRFRQDETLSDLLIYAVTGSHRNPADEPVGRSWDRWFAKPVNVQQLVDAIREDCLSIESPSLVAQGAVNAHGVDSGVMADGVMADGVMADGVMADSVEVKQ, from the coding sequence ATGCTGGTTCTATCCCGTCGCGCGCAGCAGCAAATTGTATTCCCTGGATTGGGGATCACGCTTAGTGTTTTGCAAGTTCGAGGTCGAATCGTGAAGTTGGGGATTGAAGCTCCCCGTCACGTGAAGATCAAACGAAACGAAGTCGAATACTTGCCCGATCCTGCCCCGCAATCGTCCGCAAGAACTGTCACATCTAGCGTTTCAACCGCTAACGACAAAGGTTCGCACGATGAACGCGAACACCACCGTCGCAACCAGCTCAACACGCTTCAGCTTTACATCGACGCCGTTCAAATGCGTTTGGAACGAGGCGATTATGTGGACGCCAAGAAATTGGTTCAAACTCTGGTGAATTGTCTCGACCTCGAGGACTACGAAGTCGCAACGCCGTCACCTGTCCCAGCCAATGAAGTCAGCGAGAATGCGCGTCAATTGCGTGTTTTGGTCGTCGAGAATTCCGACAACGAACGCGGGCTGATGACATTCCTGTTGGCGTCCCACGGCTTCATCGTCTATGTCGCACGCGATGGCGCTGAAGCTCTCGAACAGTTACGACGTGGATGCGGGCTGCCGGACGTGGTTTTGATGGATATCGACATGCCGTTCGCCAACGGACACGAAGCCCTTAGACGTTTTCGTCAGGACGAAACGCTTAGCGATTTGTTGATCTACGCCGTCACGGGGTCGCATCGAAATCCTGCCGACGAACCTGTTGGACGCAGTTGGGACCGATGGTTTGCCAAGCCGGTCAACGTTCAACAATTAGTGGATGCCATCCGTGAAGATTGTTTGTCGATCGAATCCCCTTCGTTAGTCGCCCAAGGTGCGGTGAATGCGCACGGAGTGGATTCGGGTGTGATGGCTGACGGTGTGATGGCTGACGGTGTGATGGCTGACGGTGTGATGGCTGACAGTGTGGAGGTGAAGCAGTGA
- a CDS encoding response regulator, translated as MADNAAKPTVLVIDDDPIDRAIFQRIESRNHLFRRLDLEPYADDALQKLLNKPDELPEIIIVDLNIPRMSGIEFIDAIEAGLPDRVNDLYVIMLTTSAFGNDRQTVERHDIVKAFMTKPIRLEELQDIIGKFQAWNSTKGSRDI; from the coding sequence ATGGCGGATAACGCAGCGAAACCGACGGTGTTGGTCATCGATGATGATCCGATCGATCGAGCGATCTTTCAACGCATCGAGTCTCGGAATCATTTGTTTCGACGTCTTGACCTAGAACCATACGCGGACGATGCACTGCAAAAGCTTCTGAATAAGCCCGATGAATTGCCAGAGATCATCATCGTTGACTTGAACATTCCGCGGATGTCGGGAATCGAGTTCATTGACGCGATCGAAGCGGGTTTGCCCGATAGGGTCAACGACTTGTACGTCATCATGCTGACCACCTCGGCGTTCGGCAATGATCGGCAAACCGTCGAACGTCACGACATCGTTAAAGCGTTCATGACTAAGCCCATTCGGCTTGAAGAACTGCAAGACATCATTGGAAAGTTCCAGGCTTGGAATTCAACGAAAGGTTCCCGCGACATCTAG
- a CDS encoding response regulator: protein MTNKRILIVDDEDVIVQLYQLQLGDRYEIEIAHSGEIGLELIAAQDQFAVVVSDMNMPGGMSGAEFLNQVRQVSPESVRVMLTGVDLREVASVAVNQGQVFRFLTKPCPAEQLAKTIDESLEQYRIKRAEKDLLDKTLSGSVRLLVDMLSISSPLAFGRAARVRRTVEGLCGLSGVSSSWEIVLAAMLCEVGCISLNEEILQKLHYGEPLTAHEQLEFARHPELGSKLVSRIPRLENIGRLIAAQLRPFSDAMDYPDEAELIQRANYLHVSLEYDRLLQAGISPLRAAATIRLAPRKFSPTIAGVLSKHVEQQLAMEVEEVSVSALRPGMVTDCNIETRDGTVVVTKGQQLTELQVSQIRRLGSQIRQPIFVNVQAAKDAMVPDARLDITESVELSSALA, encoded by the coding sequence ATGACGAATAAACGTATCCTGATCGTCGATGACGAAGACGTGATCGTCCAGCTGTATCAATTACAGCTTGGCGACCGATACGAAATAGAAATTGCGCACAGCGGTGAAATCGGCCTCGAGTTAATCGCTGCGCAGGATCAATTTGCGGTAGTGGTGTCGGACATGAACATGCCCGGTGGCATGAGCGGCGCCGAATTCTTGAACCAAGTTCGGCAAGTGTCGCCCGAGTCCGTCCGAGTCATGTTGACGGGCGTCGATTTGCGCGAGGTCGCTTCGGTTGCCGTCAACCAAGGTCAAGTCTTTCGTTTCTTGACGAAGCCATGCCCCGCCGAGCAATTGGCCAAGACGATTGATGAATCGTTAGAGCAGTATCGGATCAAACGGGCCGAAAAGGACTTGCTCGATAAGACACTTAGCGGCAGCGTTCGTTTGCTCGTGGATATGCTTTCCATCAGCAGCCCGCTCGCATTCGGCCGCGCAGCACGCGTGCGTCGAACGGTCGAAGGTCTTTGTGGGCTCAGCGGCGTATCGTCGTCCTGGGAAATCGTGCTCGCTGCGATGTTATGCGAAGTCGGTTGTATTTCGCTTAACGAAGAGATCCTTCAAAAGCTGCACTATGGCGAACCCTTGACGGCTCACGAGCAACTTGAATTTGCGAGGCACCCTGAATTGGGCAGCAAGTTAGTTTCTCGAATACCACGGCTAGAGAACATTGGTCGTTTGATCGCCGCCCAATTGCGTCCCTTTAGCGATGCCATGGACTATCCCGACGAAGCAGAACTCATTCAACGCGCCAACTATTTGCATGTGTCGCTGGAATACGATCGCCTATTGCAAGCCGGCATTTCACCGCTTCGTGCTGCTGCAACGATCCGTCTTGCTCCAAGGAAATTCTCTCCCACGATTGCTGGTGTTCTTAGCAAGCACGTCGAACAACAACTCGCTATGGAAGTCGAAGAAGTGTCGGTGTCCGCCCTTCGACCAGGCATGGTGACGGATTGCAACATTGAAACTCGCGACGGAACCGTGGTCGTAACGAAAGGCCAACAATTGACTGAGTTGCAGGTCAGTCAGATTCGACGCCTGGGATCACAAATCCGGCAGCCTATTTTCGTCAACGTCCAGGCCGCCAAAGACGCCATGGTGCCTGATGCAAGGTTGGATATCACCGAGTCTGTTGAATTGTCGAGCGCCCTGGCTTAG